The following coding sequences lie in one Buchnera aphidicola (Macrosiphum euphorbiae) genomic window:
- the nuoM gene encoding NADH-quinone oxidoreductase subunit M: MLLSLLIIIPFFSSFFSFFSYRLHKNFPRWIALSGIIFTLLIVIQIFIQKDVNFFQTRHDLDWDHQLIIPWISRFGIEFNIAIDGFSIIMLIFASFLSIIAILCSWHEIKKNEGFFYFNFMLVLTGIIGVFIACDLFLFFCFWEVMLLPMYFLIALWSDQTEKNKNFLAANKFFLYGQVSGLILLSSILLLVFSYYQSTNILTFNYNLLLDTPINRHIEYIVMIGFFLSFAIKMPIVPFHGWLPDIHSQSVSCGAVEIIGVLLKTAPYALLRYNLVLFPYSTEKFSFIAMFLGLLSIFYGAWLAFSQTNIKRFIAYSSVSHMGLILIAIYSNNEIALQGVVIQMLSNSLTTAALCILSGQIYKRFKTQDIKEMGGLWSCIYWIPGFSLFFSLANLGVPGTGNFIGEFLILSGVFQVFPIVSILATISIVFSSIYSLNMMQKIFYGPCKKKFSNFFIKKEELWLIIVLIFMLVFLGLNPQKIIDISYNFIHNIEKEFNNSILKIRL, translated from the coding sequence ATGTTACTCTCTTTGTTAATTATCATTCCATTTTTTAGTAGTTTTTTTTCTTTTTTCTCTTATAGACTGCATAAAAATTTTCCTCGCTGGATTGCATTATCAGGAATAATTTTCACATTATTAATTGTCATTCAAATATTTATTCAGAAAGATGTTAATTTTTTTCAGACAAGACATGATCTTGACTGGGATCATCAATTAATTATACCTTGGATATCAAGGTTCGGTATTGAATTTAACATTGCAATTGATGGTTTTTCTATTATCATGCTTATTTTTGCTTCTTTTTTGTCTATAATAGCGATTTTATGCTCATGGCATGAAATAAAAAAAAACGAAGGATTTTTTTATTTTAATTTTATGCTTGTTTTAACCGGAATTATTGGTGTTTTTATTGCTTGTGATCTTTTTTTGTTTTTTTGTTTTTGGGAAGTTATGTTACTTCCAATGTATTTTTTAATTGCATTATGGAGTGATCAAACTGAAAAAAATAAAAACTTTCTTGCCGCTAATAAGTTTTTTTTGTATGGACAGGTTTCTGGTTTAATACTTTTATCGTCTATTTTATTATTGGTTTTTAGTTATTATCAAAGTACTAATATATTAACCTTTAATTATAATTTATTGCTTGATACACCAATTAATCGACATATAGAATATATAGTTATGATAGGTTTTTTCTTATCATTTGCTATAAAAATGCCTATTGTTCCATTTCATGGATGGTTACCAGATATACATTCCCAATCAGTTTCTTGTGGTGCAGTAGAAATTATTGGTGTTTTACTAAAAACTGCTCCTTATGCTCTTTTACGGTATAATTTAGTTTTATTCCCTTATTCAACAGAAAAGTTTTCTTTCATTGCAATGTTTTTAGGTCTTTTAAGTATTTTTTATGGAGCTTGGCTTGCTTTTTCTCAAACTAATATTAAACGATTCATTGCTTATTCTTCTGTTTCTCATATGGGTTTAATTTTAATAGCTATTTATAGTAATAATGAAATAGCGCTTCAAGGAGTAGTCATTCAGATGTTATCAAATAGTTTGACTACTGCTGCTTTATGTATTTTATCTGGTCAAATCTATAAACGTTTTAAAACTCAAGATATAAAAGAAATGGGGGGTTTATGGTCTTGTATTTATTGGATTCCAGGTTTTTCTTTGTTTTTTTCTCTTGCAAATTTAGGGGTTCCTGGAACAGGAAATTTTATTGGTGAGTTTTTGATTTTGTCTGGTGTATTTCAAGTTTTTCCAATAGTGTCTATATTAGCAACAATAAGTATTGTTTTTTCTTCTATTTATTCTTTAAACATGATGCAAAAAATTTTTTATGGTCCATGCAAAAAAAAATTTTCAAATTTTTTTATAAAAAAAGAAGAATTATGGTTAATAATAGTATTGATATTTATGTTAGTTTTTTTAGGTTTAAATCCACAAAAAATTATAGATATTTCATATAATTTTATACATAACATTGAAAAAGAATTTAATAATTCTATTCTAAAGATAAGGTTGTAA
- a CDS encoding NADH-quinone oxidoreductase subunit N: MTINLQQLTALLPLLIIIFTALTVMLSISYNRNHFFIAVFSILGFISAFCSLYLLTKIVPIDITFLFYIDSYSILYIGMIMISSICACIFSYPWLLKYPFNKEEFYLLIIISNLGAISLIISNHMAAFFISIELISLPIFGLIAYSSYQKYSLEASFKYIILSGISSSFLLLGIAWIYSISGSLDFLSIHQVFDIASKNEKLVVLFGISMVLVSLFFKLSIVPFHLWTPDIYQGTPTSVLSFFSTTGKIAVFSALLHFLSRISDLDNEILYFILLLITISSILIGNLMALFQKNIKRFFGYTSISQLGYLLIVLFISKKNYLFSLEASAIYLCSYLFSNIACFGIINLISNADKKNNIDSSIHSYQGLFWSQPLLSAIFTLSLLSLAGIPMTLGFIGKFYILSIITQEHLWIIGFSFLIGTVLGLYCYLRIILNLYLNQEKLLKINSNISKNWFYTPSGAVICISGIILLILGIYPSPLISLMKLTI; this comes from the coding sequence ATGACAATAAATTTACAACAATTAACAGCATTGCTACCTTTGTTGATTATAATATTCACTGCATTAACAGTTATGTTATCTATTTCTTATAATCGAAATCATTTCTTTATTGCTGTTTTTAGTATATTAGGTTTTATATCTGCATTTTGTTCGCTATATTTATTGACTAAGATTGTTCCTATAGATATAACTTTTTTATTTTATATTGATAGTTATTCTATTTTATATATTGGAATGATTATGATTTCTAGTATCTGTGCATGTATTTTTTCATATCCATGGCTACTAAAATATCCATTTAATAAAGAAGAATTTTATTTGTTAATAATAATTTCAAATTTAGGGGCTATTTCATTAATTATATCAAATCATATGGCGGCATTTTTTATTAGTATTGAACTTATATCTTTACCAATTTTTGGTTTGATTGCTTATTCTAGTTATCAAAAATATTCTTTAGAAGCTTCGTTTAAATATATTATTTTATCTGGTATTTCATCTAGTTTTTTATTACTTGGTATTGCATGGATTTACTCTATTTCTGGAAGTCTTGATTTTTTATCAATACATCAAGTTTTTGATATTGCCTCTAAAAATGAAAAGTTAGTAGTTTTATTTGGTATTAGTATGGTTCTTGTATCTTTATTTTTTAAATTATCAATTGTGCCATTTCATTTATGGACTCCTGATATTTATCAAGGAACGCCTACATCAGTATTATCTTTTTTTTCAACCACTGGTAAAATTGCTGTTTTTAGTGCATTGTTACACTTTTTATCACGTATCTCTGATTTGGATAATGAAATATTATATTTTATATTATTATTAATTACTATTTCTTCTATATTAATTGGCAACTTAATGGCTCTTTTTCAGAAAAATATTAAAAGATTTTTTGGATATACATCAATATCTCAATTAGGATATCTGTTAATAGTATTATTTATATCTAAGAAGAATTATTTATTTTCTTTAGAAGCTAGTGCAATATATTTGTGTAGTTATTTATTTAGTAATATAGCATGTTTTGGTATTATTAATTTAATTTCAAATGCAGACAAAAAAAATAATATTGATTCATCAATACATTCATATCAAGGATTATTTTGGTCACAACCACTTTTATCTGCTATATTTACTTTATCACTGCTTTCTTTAGCAGGTATTCCAATGACTTTAGGGTTTATTGGAAAATTTTATATATTATCAATCATTACACAAGAACATTTATGGATAATAGGTTTTTCTTTTCTGATTGGAACTGTGTTAGGTTTATATTGTTATTTAAGGATAATTTTGAATTTGTATTTAAATCAAGAAAAATTATTAAAAATAAATTCGAATATATCTAAAAATTGGTTTTATACTCCTTCTGGGGCAGTAATATGTATTTCAGGAATAATATTGTTAATATTAGGTATATATCCGAGTCCATTAATTAGCTTAATGAAATTAACTATATAA
- the folC gene encoding bifunctional tetrahydrofolate synthase/dihydrofolate synthase — protein MLNKNYSLSMWLEYLEKLDRKTIYDLLELKSLAKKLDVLDSKAFIFTVAGTNGKGTTCAMLERLLLNSGYQVGLYTSPHLIKFIERVRVNGFFLNEEEHVSAFQNIESERNGVLLTYFEFITLAALILFKRYSLDILILEVGLGGRLDATNILDSDISIITNIGIDHTSLLGIDRVSIAREKSGIFRKNKISVIGEINIPESMYQIAKEKKTILKKINIDWSWEKKNYYWNFFHSDIKLYNLPITQIPLPNTAIALAALYYSGIKIDQKIIRESISNVQLLGRFQIISTHPYIIIDVAHNPDAAFYLSKKIDEINIKGKIYAVVGILNDKDISGIINPLKSKIHYWFAAPLKTMRTATKKQLKDIFPVYNTSVLNDINEAYKKAFILAKKQDAIIVFGSFLTVAEFLALNI, from the coding sequence ATGCTTAATAAAAATTATTCTTTATCTATGTGGCTTGAATATTTAGAGAAATTAGATAGAAAAACAATATATGATCTTCTCGAATTAAAATCTCTTGCAAAAAAGTTAGATGTGTTAGATTCAAAAGCTTTTATTTTTACTGTTGCAGGAACTAATGGAAAAGGAACAACTTGTGCAATGTTAGAAAGATTACTATTAAATTCAGGTTATCAAGTAGGACTATACACTTCTCCTCATCTTATAAAATTTATCGAAAGAGTTCGGGTTAATGGATTTTTTCTTAATGAAGAAGAGCATGTCTCTGCTTTTCAAAATATAGAATCAGAAAGAAATGGTGTTTTACTAACTTATTTTGAATTTATTACACTTGCTGCATTGATTTTATTTAAAAGATATTCATTAGATATTCTTATATTAGAAGTAGGATTAGGAGGTAGATTAGATGCTACCAATATTTTAGATTCTGATATATCTATAATAACTAATATAGGTATAGATCATACTTCTTTGCTAGGAATAGATCGTGTAAGTATTGCACGTGAAAAATCTGGTATTTTTAGAAAAAATAAAATTTCTGTAATCGGAGAGATAAATATTCCTGAATCTATGTATCAAATAGCTAAAGAAAAAAAAACAATATTAAAAAAAATTAATATAGATTGGTCATGGGAAAAAAAAAATTATTATTGGAATTTTTTTCATTCAGATATTAAGTTATATAATTTACCTATTACTCAAATACCATTACCAAATACAGCTATTGCATTAGCTGCTCTTTATTATTCAGGAATTAAAATTGATCAAAAAATTATAAGAGAGTCTATTTCTAATGTTCAATTATTAGGTAGATTTCAGATAATTTCTACTCATCCTTATATTATTATTGATGTAGCTCATAATCCTGATGCTGCTTTTTATTTATCTAAAAAAATAGATGAAATCAATATAAAAGGAAAAATATATGCAGTGGTAGGTATATTAAACGATAAAGATATTTCAGGTATCATCAATCCGTTAAAAAGTAAAATTCATTATTGGTTTGCTGCACCTTTAAAAACAATGCGAACTGCTACTAAAAAACAATTAAAAGATATTTTTCCAGTGTACAATACATCTGTTTTAAATGATATTAATGAAGCTTATAAAAAAGCGTTTATATTAGCAAAAAAACAAGATGCTATTATAGTTTTTGGTTCTTTTTTGACTGTTGCAGAATTTCTTGCTTTAAATATATAA
- a CDS encoding CvpA family protein gives MKKIIKKIKFSYYNIILGGLFGLFRSIFLIFLFLFIFNYFNQNSYIYYIDHSMLISIFLKYKKYFLLLLSLF, from the coding sequence ATGAAAAAGATTATCAAAAAAATCAAATTTTCTTATTATAATATTATTTTAGGAGGTTTATTTGGATTATTCCGTAGTATATTTTTAATATTTTTATTTCTTTTTATTTTTAATTATTTTAACCAGAATAGTTATATATATTATATAGATCATTCTATGTTAATCTCTATTTTTTTAAAATATAAAAAGTACTTTTTATTGCTTTTAAGTTTATTTTAA
- a CDS encoding ribose-phosphate pyrophosphokinase, which produces MPDMKLFSGNSIPKLAKFIANRLYINLGKAAVGRFSDGEISVQINENVRGGDVFIIQSTCSPTNDNIMELVVMVDALRRASAGRITAVIPYFGYARQDRRVRSARVPITAKVVADFLSSIGVDRVLTVDLHAEQIQGFFDVPVDNVFGSLILLEDMLQRELKNPIVVSPDIGGVVRARAIAKLLYDTDMAIIDKRRPRANVSQIMHIIGDVANRDCILVDDMIDTGGTLCKAAEALKERGAKRVFAYATHPVFSGDASINLKNSVIDEVVVCDTIPLSKKIELLPNVRTLTLAGMLAEAIRRISNEESISAMFEH; this is translated from the coding sequence ATGCCTGATATGAAACTTTTTTCTGGAAATTCTATTCCTAAACTAGCAAAATTCATTGCAAATCGATTGTATATTAATTTAGGAAAAGCAGCTGTAGGCCGATTTAGTGATGGTGAAATAAGTGTTCAAATAAATGAGAATGTAAGAGGTGGGGATGTTTTTATTATTCAGTCTACTTGTTCGCCTACTAATGATAACATAATGGAATTGGTTGTAATGGTAGATGCTTTAAGAAGAGCATCTGCTGGCAGGATTACTGCAGTAATACCATATTTTGGATATGCTCGTCAAGACCGTAGAGTTAGATCAGCACGAGTTCCTATAACAGCAAAAGTAGTAGCTGACTTTCTATCTAGTATTGGAGTAGATCGTGTATTAACAGTAGATCTTCATGCAGAACAGATACAGGGTTTTTTTGATGTTCCTGTTGATAATGTTTTTGGTAGTTTAATTCTTTTAGAAGACATGCTTCAAAGAGAACTAAAAAATCCAATTGTAGTGTCTCCTGATATTGGTGGAGTAGTAAGAGCCAGAGCAATTGCTAAACTACTTTATGATACTGACATGGCAATTATCGATAAAAGAAGACCTCGTGCTAATGTATCTCAAATTATGCATATTATTGGAGACGTAGCTAATCGTGATTGTATTTTAGTAGATGATATGATAGATACAGGAGGCACTCTTTGTAAAGCTGCAGAAGCACTTAAAGAAAGAGGAGCAAAAAGAGTTTTTGCATATGCAACGCACCCTGTTTTTTCTGGAGACGCATCAATAAACTTAAAAAATTCTGTTATTGATGAAGTAGTTGTATGTGATACTATTCCATTATCAAAAAAAATTGAATTACTACCAAACGTTCGAACACTAACCTTGGCAGGCATGTTAGCAGAAGCAATAAGACGCATTAGTAATGAAGAATCTATTTCTGCTATGTTTGAACATTAA
- the ispE gene encoding 4-(cytidine 5'-diphospho)-2-C-methyl-D-erythritol kinase, protein MIHTWLSPAKINLFLYVTSIRKDGYHNIQTLFQFLNYGDTLKIIANKTGCIQLFSEKKNLLNVKNSIIIAANLLKEKALFDGKLLNPNYGAKIILKKKIPTGSGLGGGSSNAATTLIVLNKLWNTEYTLKELALFSLKIGADVPGFITGKTAIIEGIGDILSPVIQQEKWYLVVYPYIHISTRKMFSSPFLKSDTPKKSIPELLTLPFSNDFENIAKKKFIKIKKLISMLSSYAPSRMTGTGSCVFSEFNNKRSAEKIFSLLPKNMKGFIAKSVNISPLHKTLYKKKYIYI, encoded by the coding sequence ATGATCCATACATGGTTATCTCCTGCAAAAATTAATCTATTTCTTTATGTAACAAGCATACGCAAAGATGGGTATCATAATATACAAACATTATTTCAATTTCTTAATTATGGTGATACATTAAAAATCATTGCCAATAAAACAGGTTGTATTCAGTTGTTTAGCGAAAAAAAAAACCTTCTAAATGTAAAAAATAGTATCATTATTGCTGCTAATTTACTAAAAGAAAAAGCATTATTTGATGGAAAATTACTCAATCCTAATTATGGAGCAAAAATAATTTTAAAAAAGAAAATACCTACAGGAAGTGGATTAGGTGGAGGTTCATCTAATGCTGCAACTACTTTAATTGTTTTAAATAAATTATGGAACACGGAATACACATTAAAAGAACTAGCCTTATTCAGTCTTAAAATAGGAGCAGATGTGCCTGGTTTTATTACAGGAAAAACAGCTATTATTGAAGGAATAGGAGATATATTATCTCCTGTTATACAACAAGAAAAATGGTATTTAGTTGTATATCCTTATATTCATATTTCAACAAGAAAGATGTTTTCTAGTCCATTTTTAAAAAGTGATACACCTAAAAAATCAATTCCAGAATTATTGACACTACCGTTTAGCAATGATTTTGAAAATATAGCGAAAAAAAAATTTATTAAAATAAAAAAATTAATTTCCATGTTATCTTCATATGCACCTTCACGGATGACTGGAACAGGTTCTTGCGTTTTCTCTGAATTTAATAATAAGAGATCTGCAGAAAAAATTTTTTCTTTGTTGCCTAAAAATATGAAAGGATTTATAGCAAAAAGTGTTAATATTTCACCATTGCATAAAACTCTTTATAAAAAAAAATATATATATATTTAA